A single window of Synechococcus sp. CBW1004 DNA harbors:
- a CDS encoding class I SAM-dependent methyltransferase: MVVPVLSEAERLKLDPSDDALFYAHPRFVQHLDGAFRLRLTDLYRQRIPAGSVVLDLMSSWVSHLPEEVAYAEVIGHGLNRQELEANPRLDRHWIQNLNRVQSLPLEDSSVDAALTVAGWQYLQFPEAVACELWRVLRPGGQWIIAFSNRMFFQKAPQVWAEASDQDHLLTVARVLIAQGWPKPELIAESTRAEGPLGWIGGKGDPFFAVIATRPTQ, encoded by the coding sequence ATGGTTGTCCCCGTGCTGAGCGAGGCGGAGCGCCTCAAGCTCGATCCCAGCGATGACGCCCTGTTCTATGCCCATCCGCGCTTCGTCCAGCATCTTGACGGCGCCTTCCGGCTGCGCCTGACCGACCTCTACCGGCAGCGCATCCCGGCTGGATCCGTCGTGCTCGATCTGATGAGCAGCTGGGTCAGCCACCTGCCCGAGGAGGTCGCCTACGCCGAAGTGATCGGCCATGGGCTTAACCGCCAGGAGCTGGAAGCCAACCCACGCCTCGACCGCCACTGGATCCAGAACCTCAACCGTGTGCAGTCCCTGCCGCTGGAGGACAGCAGCGTCGATGCGGCCCTGACCGTGGCGGGCTGGCAGTACCTGCAGTTTCCCGAAGCGGTTGCCTGCGAGCTGTGGCGGGTGCTGCGTCCGGGCGGGCAGTGGATCATCGCCTTCAGCAACCGCATGTTCTTCCAGAAGGCTCCCCAGGTCTGGGCCGAGGCCAGCGACCAGGACCATCTCCTGACCGTCGCCCGGGTGCTGATCGCTCAGGGATGGCCGAAGCCGGAGCTCATCGCCGAATCCACCCGAGCCGAAGGGCCGCTGGGCTGGATCGGCGGAAAGGGCGATCCCTTCTTCGCGGTGATCGCCACCAGACCGACGCAGTGA
- a CDS encoding DUF2256 domain-containing protein, with the protein MPHHANRPTKICACCGRPFQWRRKWKQVWEEVRYCSDRCRGQARRPGKRGSAPGADC; encoded by the coding sequence ATGCCTCACCACGCCAATCGCCCCACCAAGATCTGTGCCTGCTGCGGCCGGCCTTTTCAATGGCGCCGCAAGTGGAAGCAGGTCTGGGAGGAGGTGCGTTACTGCTCCGATCGCTGCCGTGGCCAGGCCCGCCGCCCCGGAAAGCGCGGTTCCGCTCCCGGGGCTGATTGCTGA
- the folP gene encoding dihydropteroate synthase produces the protein MGILNLTPDSFSDGGRFQRPEQALKQASRMLDQGADILDLGAQSTRPGAEEIGPATELERLLPVLTAIRGSHPDALLSVDTFQAEVAEAALKAGADWINDVSGGRRDPAILRVVADAGCPYVLMHSRGDSRSMDRLTDYGDVVEDVCAELWRSTRVAQLEGVATSQLIWDPGLGFAKTHDQNLQLLRGLDRLRQEGFQLLVGPSRKRFIGEVLSEARPRARLWGTAAVCAEAIRAGTDVLRVHDVGPIVQTARMMDAIVRPPRRRE, from the coding sequence ATGGGAATCCTCAACCTCACCCCGGATTCCTTCAGCGACGGCGGCCGCTTTCAACGGCCTGAGCAGGCCCTGAAGCAGGCGTCGCGCATGCTCGATCAGGGTGCCGACATCCTGGATCTGGGGGCCCAGAGCACGCGACCGGGAGCCGAGGAGATCGGGCCAGCAACGGAACTGGAGCGGCTGCTGCCCGTGCTGACGGCGATCCGCGGCTCCCACCCCGACGCCCTGCTGTCCGTTGACACCTTTCAAGCCGAAGTGGCGGAAGCCGCCCTGAAAGCCGGAGCGGACTGGATCAACGATGTCAGTGGCGGGAGGCGGGACCCAGCGATCCTGCGCGTCGTGGCCGATGCCGGCTGCCCCTATGTCCTGATGCACAGCCGTGGCGACAGCCGCAGCATGGATCGTCTGACCGATTATGGAGACGTCGTGGAAGACGTCTGCGCGGAACTGTGGCGGAGCACCCGCGTGGCCCAGTTGGAGGGTGTGGCCACGAGCCAGCTGATCTGGGATCCCGGCCTGGGTTTCGCCAAGACCCACGACCAGAATCTGCAGCTGCTCCGAGGCCTCGACCGCCTGCGCCAGGAAGGCTTCCAGCTGCTGGTCGGCCCCTCTCGCAAGCGCTTCATCGGCGAGGTGCTCTCGGAGGCCAGACCGCGGGCAAGGCTCTGGGGCACGGCAGCGGTCTGTGCCGAGGCGATCCGCGCCGGCACAGACGTGCTGCGGGTCCACGATGTCGGTCCGATCGTGCAGACCGCCAGGATGATGGACGCGATCGTCAGGCCGCCGCGACGGCGGGAGTGA
- the tpiA gene encoding triose-phosphate isomerase: MTCAQTREFAAVFRPLIAELPGDRQVVLAPPFTAIPTLCRHLEGAGVAIAAQNVHWEESGAYTGMVSAPMLVEHGVSHAIVGHSEPRKYYSETDEQINLRARTAQRFGLIPILCVGESLDQREARETERVIHRQIEQGLEGVDPLRLIVAYEPIWAIGTGKTCAADEANRICGLIRGWVSHPDVTVQYGGSVNPATIDDLMAQPEIDGVLVGGASLDPTSFARIANYQVPVTA; this comes from the coding sequence ATGACCTGCGCCCAGACGCGGGAATTCGCCGCCGTCTTCAGGCCGCTGATCGCTGAACTCCCCGGCGACCGGCAGGTCGTGCTGGCGCCACCATTCACCGCCATCCCCACCCTCTGCCGCCATCTCGAGGGCGCCGGCGTGGCCATCGCCGCCCAGAATGTGCACTGGGAGGAAAGCGGGGCCTACACCGGCATGGTGTCGGCGCCGATGCTGGTGGAGCACGGTGTCAGCCATGCGATCGTCGGCCACAGCGAGCCGCGCAAGTACTACAGCGAGACCGACGAGCAGATCAATCTGCGGGCCCGCACGGCACAGCGCTTCGGCCTGATCCCGATCCTGTGTGTGGGAGAGAGTCTCGACCAGCGCGAAGCACGCGAAACCGAGCGCGTGATCCATCGACAGATCGAGCAGGGCCTGGAAGGGGTTGATCCCCTGCGTCTGATCGTGGCCTACGAGCCGATCTGGGCCATCGGCACCGGCAAGACCTGTGCGGCCGACGAGGCCAACCGCATCTGCGGTCTGATCCGCGGCTGGGTGAGTCATCCCGACGTCACGGTGCAGTACGGCGGGTCGGTGAATCCGGCCACCATCGACGACCTGATGGCACAACCGGAGATCGACGGCGTCCTGGTCGGAGGCGCCTCCCTCGATCCCACCAGCTTCGCGCGCATCGCCAACTACCAGGTGCCGGTGACGGCCTGA
- a CDS encoding RNA-binding S4 domain-containing protein — MKLDQYLKWSGLVATGGEAKLRIQRGDVRVNGAIETRRGRQLHVGDAVAIDGRELLVTPGSGGRTNA, encoded by the coding sequence TTGAAGCTGGATCAGTACCTCAAGTGGAGTGGCCTGGTGGCCACCGGTGGCGAAGCGAAGCTGCGCATCCAGCGCGGAGACGTGCGTGTCAATGGCGCGATCGAGACCCGTCGCGGCCGGCAGCTTCACGTCGGGGACGCGGTGGCGATCGATGGGCGCGAGCTGCTCGTCACACCCGGGAGCGGGGGACGGACCAACGCTTAA